TGGAGAAATGTTAGAAAGACGTAAGTTCAGTCATTGAGGGAATTGAGAAGCAATAAAATCTTATGACTGGTTCTATCCCAGTTCTTAATTATGCTTCACTGCgttattttcacttttatttttcttaaaataccTGCGCCCAAAACTTATTCTGACATGAATATAGATATATGACTTCCAAAGATCTTCCAAACACAtggaaaaacttaatttaacagTCACACCTAAGTCTGACTTAGGTATATGCTTCGGCCACAAAGTAAAGAACGCTAAACAAAGGTGCGGATGCAGCATTTAAACCAGGGAAAAAACATCGAAATGGGTTTTACTTCTGTAAACCTCCTTTTTTTTGGCcttaaacatttaaaaagaaaaatcagagAGCATAATATGGTTTTGAAACTTTACCTTCCTTATTGTTCCACAGTGCCGCAGCATAGGTGTTGAGAGGGCTCTCCGGATTCGGCTCTGCATGTAAGAAAATTGTTAAGAATTAGGTTGGACTAAGAGTAATTTGTTTCGTAGATCAAATACATAGGGAAAAACAAGCAAACCTCCTAGGAGACTTTGAACTGACAAAAGAATGGTTCTACAATCATAAGCAGATGACCATTTATCCTGTAATGATAAAAGTGAAGAGTTTTGAGTATTGTGAAAAAAAAGGTAATACGAAACTATAACTATAATTCTACTACACAGGTATGCACGAATGCAATTAGAAGAGGTATCAATCCACGAAAGGGAAACTTCTAGCGAATTTGGTCTATGTCACTTGAACTCAAATGTGAGTAATGGATACAGGTGCGTTCCAACAAGagcatgtttaatttttcttaagtttttcCAAGTATTTGGAGGATTTTGGAAGATCATATCCTCATATCAATGTTTAGGTAGGTGTCGGTTTCAGTTGTCAAATACAGGTACTTGAATAAAACTGAAAACTTGAGCCAATATAGAATCCACTTGACAATTAACAGGAAGAATTCTCACATCAACCATCTTAGTACCCTCAAGCTAAGTTGTTTCGACTCTTCTTTTTTTGATGTATCCGTGGCCGGTACCCCTATGTCTAACATACATACTGATATAGCTATTCGGTTGTTTCTTCTAAGTACAttgaaaaacttagaaaattgTGTCAGAAGCGTAAGGGTAGCTCTATTCAATCTATAACATCAGCGAATTCTACTTGGTGCAACCACAATTAGAACAAAATGGATTGAAGATTCTCCTTTTTTTAAATCCCATCATTATAATCTTCAAAAGCAAATAGTTCTATTAGAAGCTATATACCAAGCGAATTGATACCTGAAGAATGTCAAGGCAAATATTGCCGAACTGATCGACATTAGGATGAAAGCACATTGTCTCAAACTTTACTTGAGGAGGCTTGAAAGGGTAGTCCAACGGGAAACGCAAGGAAAGTTTGTACGATAAACCCTCGTACATAGTTCCCTCTCCACCCTTGATTGTCCCAATCCATGTAAAAATGCTTTCACCTTCAGGAAATGCGGACACTCCGAGATCTCCACTGCTCATCTGCAGCAAAAGACGAAATCGGATGTTGAATGAAGAGTGTTCTAAAGAGTTTTTCCTCCATAGGAGTTTCTCCCATGCTACCAACTTGAAGTTTGATCTGTTACTCAATTAAGTCGTTTGActgcatttcttttcttttctcaaagtAAACTGAACACAGTTGCAGGCTTGTTATATATGTAACTTCACATAAATGTGGATGTGTGTGCTAGGGTGCACATCGGCATGCATTCAAGTCTATCAACTTTTTTTAACCGAAATGTCTAACCCTTACCTAGTGTCACATTAAAATCTATATTCAAGTTAGACCAATTTATTTTCTAGACATCTACGAGACAAGTGCATTACACTTAAGCATACACATAACTCCTAAGCTTTGCTGGGTATGAAGGATGGAATTATCTAGTGTCAcattaaaatctatatttcaagttagacaaatttattttctagacATCTACGAGACAAGTGCATTACACTTAAGCATACACGAAACTCCTAAGCTTTGCTGGGTATGAAGGATGGAAAGGAGCGAGGATGGAAGATTTGATAATCAAATACCAAAGATTCAAAACTACTTTCCTACTTTGTTGCATAGCCCTtagattaacaaaattttccatCCTATCCCTAATCTCCAATCAGGAGAAAGTAAAAAGAACCAATGCCATGAAATAACAATGAAGCTGCTATTCTTTAAAACTAGGAGCCTTGTTCCTTGTATATAAAACCCATAAAAAACTATTTCCATTAGCAACACTGTAAAGACTGGGTTTTGGACATTAGCTCGATTGATACTCATGCAGGTAAAAAGACTCTTAAGGGAGAGGTCCTTGATTCGAACCAAGGAAGATGCACCGTTGGATGACGAAACTTTAAGAGACCTATAGGTTCCCAAAAAGGATAATACTTTTGACATAAGCATACATAAGGGTGACGACCAAAAACCGATACATGCAGGGACGCCCGGGGACACTTGAAACCTGGTCATTATAGACACTCAACCAAGGTTCAATAACAATGTTGATAAACAAACAATCaccataaataaaaatctagCAAGCCTTGCTTCCACCATAATACACCATTCAATGAAACTAGAAAAGACGATTCAAATCAACGTGTAATTCAATtgaaacaacaaataaataaatgaaatttcagAAACAAAACAGTGGCAAAGATTCACATACCATGAGAGCCATTAGTTCCTTTTGGAGCCTGCAAAAATATCATTGTAATAAACCcatattaataaaaacaatccTTAAATTTCACAACAGCAGATAGAATAAATTTCTTAATCATTTTCTTATCCTGTCCATAATTTTATGAGCAGCCAAAAAAATAcctgaaaaatattaaataatatagaaattccaagaaaaaaataaaccatGGTAAGCTGAACTCGGAACGTTTTATAAACCCTatgaaactaaattaaattaaaacaaaaaaaaagaagaaggaaaaggagTTAAAGCACTCCTTCACTGAATTAAATGTCAAGCTAGagacaaaatccaaagagaaataaattttccCCAGAAAACGGAaacagataaaaaaaattaaagaaaggaaaaaaggaaCCAACAAGGGAAAGATTTGATTTCATTTCCAAGAAACAacggcaaaaaaaaaaaagtgagaattaaaaagatttctttttctttttcttcgtCAAATTTCCGCGGAAACAGTGGGAAAAAAGTGAGAATTAAGAAAAAAGTTGGTGTTTTACGTTACCTTTGTGTAACGGAAGTGGTATCAACGGCGTTGGTAGCGGAAACTGGTTGTTTAGATGCAGCGGCAGCTGCACGGCGCCGATGCTGTTGAGGTGAGGTTGATGAATTGTCCACCGCTTGATTTGGCCGGACTTCCATCACGACGATCACGGAGAAAACAACCGATGAAATCAACGGTCAGACTTGAATGTTcgaatttcaaatcaaaattaaataatcacttcctttttctttttaatgaaatgaaattgttAATCGCTCAATTGGGAGCCGCATATATTTTCAAAGTTTCTTTTAATTACAAGTAGCTTATACTCCAACGCCTCAGAATAATATTCGAGCCCTCTGCAACAATGCTCGTATCAATTAAGTTAAGTTTGATAAGTAAAATCAGTTAAAAAGAAAACTGGCACGGCCTGGCCTCCTAAAAcaaaatctaattaataaaaattttaaattagtaataataaaattctagttgattatttaaaataataaaattttatttaatcctttaaaattataaagatatgaactattaaaatgataaaattatattttattctcacaaaaatatataatttaattcctctccaaaatttttctatttattttatgtaaaatatattattattatgaaagagttggttttatatttgaaatatttttttatcattgaacaaaataaaataaaggaaggAATCTTATCTCAACTATATATGTGGGTCCATTTAACAGGTGTTTATAACCACTGattaaaaactatttattaatcattttaaaatattcttgaatttaatattatgttttactgaaaattaaaaaaaatcataaacgtaatttttatcaaatttaatgcTCGTTTTCTATATGGATGAGTTTTGGGTAATATTCTTTTGCTCAAGTCTGCCCGATctgaatatatatgttataaaaatattatattaattatatataattatatttatatttatatttatattaaattattaatccaataacaattaaactcaTTACCTAAAATCTGAAAAAATTACCCAACTAAATAATCCAACccaaagtataaaaatataaaattatatttaatatagtaaaatattaattatatttatttgtgtcttttaatataataaatattttaatatattcttaatgtgttagaaaacttttattttaacgTTTTTAGtgcataatattttttaaataaaaactaataaaaaaattaaatatactgGTCGGGTTAGGCCtaagtttatctttttaaaactGGGTCAGGCTTAAATAAAAAGAGAGGCTCATTTTTCGGGTCGGGTTGGACTCGAGCTTAAAAAATCTACATATATACTTTAAATGAGTCCGactcaactcataaatatttctaattgtgatactttaatatcatttaattcagtAAAACTCATTGATTATAATAAAGACTACAAACCTAAAACCCAATTACTACAtcttactaattttatatttacaaaaagataAGCATCCAACTGATGAACCAATAATTGGTTTTCAAATAATGGAAATGATAAGGTTGGTGGCATGTATTCCTCTTCCACAAATTgattaatcaataattaatgTCAACCAACATATGGCTTTTAGTTTTGCTTCTTTTAGTTGGAGTTTTGGTTGCCGTTCAATTGTCTTACTAAGGTTGCTGCAATTATCCCTCCATGCAAGGATCGATTGGGTTGGAGATGGCATAAACTAAAGCTCTTCACAGTCAAAGTCCGCATGTGAAGCAACTGTGCCTATAGTTGTAGTTGATGACTTGGTTGGAAGCAACTGTGGCTATATGTTAACTTGACCAGACCTGGATATTTCTTTGATAATCTTGATGATTGGGATATATTCTTTGCTGTCACGCCATGGAAGATCAGGACGAATGCTATGGTTTTCTCTCAAGAATTTACTGATGCGAGTAGTTTCTTTGCTAGGTGCATTTGGTACAAAGATGAAACTCGATTGGAGAGTAGGAACTTGGGGAATCAGGTGTGGAGAGACATCTCATGGAGTGCGCCACCAATGGGTGTTTCAAAGGTTAATGTAGATGGTGCTTATAGTGCAGGGACCTCGAGGACTGCTGCTGCTGGTACTTGGCTGTGGGGATTTGCACACAACATTGGTTGCTGCAATAAGTATGAAGCGAGCTGTTGGGTGTGCTTAATGGGCTGGTGCAGACTTGGAATTATGGATGCAGGAACTAGATTGTGTGGAGATTGTGCAGCAACTTCGCCATTTAAATCAGCCACATACAACCATTAGAGCTATTGGGCAGATGCTTCAGCGAGATTGGGATGTGACCATAACCCATGTGTACCGGGAAAGTAAAAGAGCAGCAGATAATCTAGCGAAGTTTGTTGCTAGGTTACCTTTTGGAATGCATATCTTCTCCTTTCCACCCGATGCTACGGCGCTAGCTATTCCTAGGCTAATTCATATATAATGCTAAGGTGATTCAGGGACTGGTGGAGGAACAACAGTTCACTCTTCAGGTCAATTAAGGTCCATCGATACGGTGACGGAAGAGGCTAGAAGATTCGAATATAACTAGCTGGGTAAGATTACTTCAGATCGGAGCGATTCAATGACGGTTTTGGATATCTAAAGCGATATATGGCATGTGGTGTAGGTTATGAGAGGGGAGAAAGGTTGTTTGGTTATTGTTTATTTAGACGATCGAGGgtcacaattatttttatagtctaacaatttttttagtaataaatGCATGTCAAATGTAAAAAacatttaccctattaacatttatttactaagcaaattttaaataaaaataaaaataattattatttatatatttttatttaatttattcatatctctaattttaattatataataatttctcCTAAAAATGACAAGTTAGAGGCAAAGCAATGCCCATTGTTGTCTCAACAGAAATAActagcaaaaattaaattgaaacggTGCGATGTAAGGTGGGGACGGATGCATCCAACATCCATAGAAGTAGTAGTGGTTTTCAATATTATACTTCCATACTGAAATCGAGTATGTGATGAGGCATAACATACCAAATGTAGAGCGAAATGGATCTGACAACATCCACGTCACTTGCTCTATTGCCATTCCTCTATGCATTTGAAGTAATGTcgattcattaattaaatttaaaatttaaaaaaatctttgttttcataaattttaattttataaaaggatACATCCTTCAAATTTTACTTGAACTTCGATTTAATATGCAATTggatacatgaactttgatttgatgcaattataggcatgaaactttgattgtgattaaaatgtataaatataaaacgatgctatataaaaaattatgttaataatttgtgagaatcggatcaaactaaaattttatgtaaaaaattgcACAATATTAaactcatatataaaatttcacagTACATTGTGGATTCGACAAATCAGTTCGGATCATTTCTTCTGGAGCGAGAAAACCGACGAAGCAATATCAATTTCATGTTGTGTTCGTGTCGTCTGAGCCATCGCAACTCTTTGCAAAGAGTTGGATTCTTCAACTGTTGCATCAGCTTGAGCAATTTTCTTATGTAGTGATCTATCATCAACATCATCTTTGATTCCATGCTGTCTCGGGGAGTGGAGTACCAATCGATTGTTCTCAGTGATTGAAAGTCTGGGAGATGGCGGATAACTTTCAACGCTTCGTGGATAgttatgaagaagatgaactgGAGACATCTCATGAGTTGGAGTAGCGGGCCTGCTTGAAAGCGGCGTGGTGTTTTGAGAATGTGactgtttgttttgtttagtgTGTTTCTTCGCTTTTTGATGCCAGTTTCTGAGTGCAGTGGCGACCCTTTCGTTAAAGATCGTCGGTCTCATGTTGGATCCCATCTGtagaaaaaatttaagttaaatctaatttttctttgatttgcaTTCAATTTTCCTGCTTGATTCGAGCAATGTTATTACCTGAGTCACCAAAGCATAGAGAGGAAGAGTCACGTAGCTACAAATGAACTGTGTAATGACCCTGAAAATTTGCAGATTTATCAGCAACCTCATCACTTTTTCAAATCAATAATCTTAACCTAAAAAGATCACTTGCAATGTTTCAAACTCACCCCATTGAGATTCTAATGATGATATCTTCAAGATGCTCATGGTAGCAAGATCTTATGCTGAATTCATACTGGaaaaaagatgaattaattaaGCAGTTGGgatacaataaaaaatttacaagtaGGGATTGCTTACCGTGCTCCACACGAAAAAGGCCAGTTGAAATGCATTCTGCAGAGGAAATCAAGAATCAACATATGATAGTTACAATGATGATGACGACGACGAGGACGACGAAGAAGAAGAATTATTACCGTAAATAGAACAAGGTGaatgagaaaaagaaggaaGCGGGGACGACCGAACCAGAAGAGGTCATCGCCGGGTCGAACCAATGGTGCACCCTTCACTACACCTCCTCTGTCTTGAATACTTACAGCAAGCTCCGTTATGATCACTTGTAGCTTGGTTCCTACCATTAGAACTATCTGCAAAATCTCCCCCAATTTCAGCTATATAATTCCATCCTAGTTCTTTCTCAATCACATATATGGCATTGTACTTACGATTAAAGGGACAAAGGGCAGCCACAAATAAGAGTACCATCCTGTTGATTAAGAGAAAATTGTTTTCTAGTATCAATATGCATTTGAAGTAATTAAACCAATAACCCAGGCTTCATCTCCCATCTTAATTTTATTGGAAGACTTACCATGTGTATAGGCAAGTAAGAAGAGGACAGCAATGAACCAAATAATTGGGCTGCAAAtgcaataaaattgaaaagagtgAAGTGAGTTATATTTGCATATAAATATGgagatatgatatttttaagatttgtttagtacataattttttttttcaaaaaaagattCATATTTGCAATTAGTAGTAAAAagattcataatttttttacctgAACCTCGAACCTAAAACACTGAACTCTAAACCTGAATTTTGAACTCTGAACCTAAAATGCTGAACTCTAAACCTAAATCTTGACCGCAGACCTCGAATTTCGAATAAgaaacccaaaccctaaactcGAGGGTTCGGGATTCGAGGTTCATGATTTGAGGTTCaagatttaggatttagggtttaaagtttaagaTTCAAGATTCAGAGGTCAAGGTTATCTTGAACCTCGAACCCCGAACCTGAACATTGAACCTCAAACCAAAAACCCAAATCCCAAACTCAAGGGTTCGGGGTTTGAGGTTCATGATTCGATGTTCgagatttaggatttagggttcaAAGTTATCTTAAACCCTGAATCTTGAACCCTAAACCTCGAATCCCAAACCAAAAATCTAAACCTCAAACTCGAGGGTTCAATGTTTGAAGTTCATGATTTGAGGTTTGAGATTTACAATTTACGATTCAAGGTTCAAAGTTCAGGGTTCAAGATTCAGAGGTCAAGGTTTAAGGTcggagtttaaggtttagagttcGGGGTTTAAGATTTCagataaaaaaatcatcaaaattttgtgtcaatgacatggaaaaatttactaaaatattattaaataattaaaaatggatcatggATGACGTAATGGGAAAAGTCTATAAAGTAATTTTTCGGGCTAAAAGTGTACAAACCTTATCCCAACCACTACTTTGAAATCCTGTTCTAATGATCTCTTGATGTacttttgaaattcaaatttggtTTCATTTGCAGGTGCCAAATGTGCCTACATTGAAGTTTGAATTAGCACCATATACTTGGAAACCATTTGCATAGTATCAACATTCCATGGCTGAGCTTACCATGATAAATCCATGTCTCAATGTCAAGTAATCAACTTTTGTTACTGATCCAAAAAATTGTCTAAAGAAACACATCTGATAATGAATAAACAGCTAAATTAGAATTCAGATATACCATGATCAAACTTGAAAAACTCTGCTATTAAATTGAACTGGATTGATAAAAGGATTACTTACAATCCAAAGGGTTAAGGATGAACGACTCCAACAGTTCAAATGTCTTCGTCCAAATGAAGTATCCCTTGCAAATCTGAATCTCTCAGGATCTGCATTCCAAAATTCTAACTTCATtcaactaataaaaaaatatgagaaagttgtcaattgagtcttagctcgattagCATCGGTATTATTATTAGTGTACGAGGATGTGGGTTTGAGTGTGCTGACGTGCAGAAAGAGCAGATATTGGGAAAGCTTAACAATTTTCCAAGTCAACTTAAATGTAAATTTCAAtataaggaagaaaaaaaataccatTGTAGTACTGATATTCAATTGTCTTTGTCTCATTTTCCCAGGATTTCCATTTCCTCATCTGCAGtccaattaattattaaaaaaatgtgtaaaaaattgaaaattttcacgtGATAGATATTACCTTAGTTCTTCCCAAAGCATAGATGATGATGCAATAGAGAATATGACAAACTGCTAACATAAAGATGAATATATGGAGTTGATGGATACCATAAGCTGATACAAGTGCTATTTTACCCTGCAACCAAATATTTAGTTTCCAATAAGATTTGTGCATCCAATTTCTAAAACTGATGCCTAGAATATAAACTTGCCTTTTCTTGACATTTATCATATTTAGAAGTTGCAAGACTGCGTCTTGGAATATAACTGGTGTCAtcgtcgtcatcatcatcaGAGAATTCAACAAGTTTTCTACCAGAAATTTGACCATATTTCTGAGCCTCAGCTTGTTGATCACATGGATGCCATGTGTTTGCTATGCTTCTTGGTATGCAAATATCAGATATGAGACTTTGAGTTACTGTTAGCAGTAATGATATAAATCCCATAAGCATAAGCTctacacacacaaaaaaaaataaagttaatatttttcagcttttttttagtttaaaattgaaaaaaaaacccatataGAAATTGAAGTTACCTGCTTTAACCTTCTCAAGTGCTTCATAAAGAGCTGTTTTGTGTCTTTTCTTGAACCACTGTATTTAAAAACATATGATTCATGGAACCTAAGTTGGAATGGTAATAGTATCGGGTATGGTGTGTGTTGACAGACACAAGCTTCTATGAATGGAGTGTGAGtggtaaaagaaaaacatataaaacattaacCAACCTTCCCAAGCATATGAATGGCAAGTTCAATGATGATAGAAATGACAACCAAGGCAAGACACACCACTGCAACAGCCCATGTCGGTGTCTCTTCCAATGATCGTGTTTTATATGTCGCATCCGCCATGCTTTTGTTATTCAATTCTGTGTGTTTTTTTCGAGTAAAAAGCAAAGTGTTTGTAAGTAAGAATGAAAAGATGACGAAACTGAGAGAAAATATAAGAGAAAGTTGaaggaaaatattaataatgaaatgtaGGAGAAAAGGAGGAACTATTTATAGAGAGAGTTGAGTTTGGGTGAATGGAATACAAAGTCAACAAACTCCTTACCAAAAGTTATGACTTTTCCCAAGGAGAGATTCTTGTTCTTGTGGTGACTCAATCACAACCACTTATCATAGCCACATTCACTAATTAaccaacaaaaaattcaaattctggTCGGTTCGATCGAGTTGAGtgaaaaattttcgagttaatttAGTcgatgattaattaaaataagtattattattcgagggtattttagtttttttttgctttaaaaagtaataaaatatgcatattatgCGATTTGAATCCACgccaattatattaataaaacttttaatttaccaTTCAGCTatagcttttttttaaaaatatttttatacattttaattttattatgcacactaTATTACTTTCATCAGTTGTATATCCATATTGCTATTTAAGtttttgattgaattgatgCCACCCTTAACTGGGTTGCCAACTCGATTGGGAAGCTACGAGAAAGTCtttccataattaaaataaataatattattcgaAGGTATTTTAGTGGGATTTGAGCCCATGCCAAGTGCATTAATAAAATCTTTAGTTtatcattaaactattttttttatatttttatacattttaattttatcatgcACACTTTAGTGCCTTCATCAtctatctatactattatttaagctctTGATTGAGTTGATGCCGCCCTCAACTGTGTCGCCAACTCGGTTATGAAATTAAGGGAATGTCattccataattaaaataagtaatattatttgggagtattttagtcttttcactttaaaataataataatatgcatAAAGTGGAATTTGAACCCACACCAAGTGcattaataaaaactttaatttaccTTTCAGCTaaagctttttcttttaatatatttatatattttaattttattatatacacTTCATGaccatcaattgtatatatatactattatttaagttccTGATTGAATCGGTGTCACCCTCAACTGGGTCACCAACTCGGTTAGGAAGTTACGGGAATGTCCTTCCATAATCaaaacaattaatattattttagggtACGTTAgtcttttactttaaaaaaaactaataaaaatatgcatatggtgATATTTGAACCCATGCCAATTGCATtagtaaaacttttaatttaccaTCTATACTATTATCTAAGTTCCCGACTGAGTCGGTGTCACCCTCAACCAGGTCACCAACTCAGTTAGGAAGTTACAAAAATgtattttcgtaattaaaataagtaacattaatcgagggtattttagtcttttttattttaaaaaaatccaataaaaatgtACATATGATGGGATTTAAACCCACATCAATTGCATTAATAAAACTCTTAATATACCATTTAGCtaaagcttttaaaaaaaatactattgtacatcttatttttattatgcacactttattacATTTATCGGTTGTATATATTAGTCATGTATTTAATTGAtggtgtcacaagttaactcgaCACCGACTCAAGATTAAAAACAACACaatgataaacaatttaatttaattttttattttaataatatacatatttcacgtgttattattaattagttccaAACTgatagagttgtgtgacccaaattcatgttaaataaataatacagtaaAACTAGGTGGTTTACATAGAACTACACTTTCCCTATTTtactttgattagaataaagtttttcaacttttaactaGATGTAGTAGCAACTCCTCTTATATCATTCGATTTTCAATactagtgaattttcttctcctctgcctgtATTTCTTTCCTAaaggtttccacgtaaaatctgtgttttattttcctaaagggtttccacgtaaaatctgtgttttatttttctttcttattgctttgcgatcgttctatattttcattatcGACGTTAGTTTTAACACaaaccatacatttcattattgaTTGCATGTGActtttaaatagatatttacATTCTAAATTAGTGGTTTCCACACGCATACACGTGTGACAGGATTTCtagtattaattatttttttcttttattagataatattgatttgattattaatgacaaaaacatatttttaattttaaaaataaaagtataatatgggaaaataaattattattctcAATGATAGATAaactatgttattttatatgtttagattttccaactattttaatttaaaatttcaattttatgtttttattttattaaatatattaatattttactattagttatttccttttttattttcattgctaTGTTATTTTCATTACTTAATCAACTTTATTATAATTGAAAtcatttcacatttaatttgtaaaaatatataatatagtaaattgaaaaataaatgtgttaatattGCATGTGAAACTAGttatttaaaatagatattgtCACATTTGGTACCGaactttcataaatttttcaatgtggtatttgtattttgaaaatgtcCAATATGACACCTGAACTCttaatatgtgtttattatGGTACTTGTAcctttataaaatgtttaatgcGGTACTTGAATTATTAATACGTGCTTTATTATGGTATCTAATGTTAACACCGTTAATAAATTGTTAAACCACTAAAAAGCAACACATGATTTCCACATGGACAATTGAACATTAtcgaacaaataaataaagtaaaaattaaattaaattaaaaacaaaaactaaacatATGATTAATATAACGATTTAACcgttatattttatgttttattatatatcatacatgttatatatgatgtaaactaaaattttctaactatttcttttatgtaaaaactttaaaccattcaataaatattaatatatatatagtatgtTAGAtcaatataatagaaatattgtATTGGTTCgaaattttatatacatgacgagtataattatattgataaactCATCGATTGgatcgttaaaatattaattatacaaaaaa
The sequence above is a segment of the Gossypium raimondii isolate GPD5lz chromosome 4, ASM2569854v1, whole genome shotgun sequence genome. Coding sequences within it:
- the LOC105778794 gene encoding MLO-like protein 12 — its product is MADATYKTRSLEETPTWAVAVVCLALVVISIIIELAIHMLGKWFKKRHKTALYEALEKVKAELMLMGFISLLLTVTQSLISDICIPRSIANTWHPCDQQAEAQKYGQISGRKLVEFSDDDDDDDTSYIPRRSLATSKYDKCQEKGKIALVSAYGIHQLHIFIFMLAVCHILYCIIIYALGRTKMRKWKSWENETKTIEYQYYNDPERFRFARDTSFGRRHLNCWSRSSLTLWIMCFFRQFFGSVTKVDYLTLRHGFIMAHLAPANETKFEFQKYIKRSLEQDFKVVVGISPIIWFIAVLFLLAYTHGWYSYLWLPFVPLIIVLMVGTKLQVIITELAVSIQDRGGVVKGAPLVRPGDDLFWFGRPRFLLFLIHLVLFTNAFQLAFFVWSTYEFSIRSCYHEHLEDIIIRISMGVITQFICSYVTLPLYALVTQMGSNMRPTIFNERVATALRNWHQKAKKHTKQNKQSHSQNTTPLSSRPATPTHEMSPVHLLHNYPRSVESYPPSPRLSITENNRLVLHSPRQHGIKDDVDDRSLHKKIAQADATVEESNSLQRVAMAQTTRTQHEIDIASSVFSLQKK
- the LOC105780550 gene encoding uncharacterized protein LOC105780550 produces the protein MEVRPNQAVDNSSTSPQQHRRRAAAAASKQPVSATNAVDTTSVTQRLQKELMALMMSSGDLGVSAFPEGESIFTWIGTIKGGEGTMYEGLSYKLSLRFPLDYPFKPPQVKFETMCFHPNVDQFGNICLDILQDKWSSAYDCRTILLSVQSLLGEPNPESPLNTYAAALWNNKEDYRKMVQEQYFGGKTLES